CGACTCCCCCCTCGCTTCACACCTCCCGGCCTAGTGTTCCGGCGGAATTTCGGGACCTGACGTGGCCGGTGCCATCTGGTGGTGCTGGTGTCCGGTGCTGCCCATGCTCATGGTGGCGCGGTTCCAGATGGTCCACAGCCCGATCGCCAGAGTGACACCCGCGAAGAGCCGCCGGCGCCAGCGGGAGCCCAGCAGCACCCGTTGCACCCCGACCGCCGCGACGGAGAGGGCCGGAACGGTCCCGATCCCGAAGGCCAGCATGGCCAGGGCGCCCGCGGCGGGAAGGGTGGCCGCGACGGCGAGGGCGAGGGCGGCGTAGACCATGCCGCACGGCAGGAACCCGTTGACCACGCCAAAGAGGTACTGGGCGGCCAGGCCGGGATTGCCGGCGGCCTTGGCACCCACCGTGGTGAGCCTGAGGGGCACCAGCCTTGGCTCGGGCACCAGGCCGGCCAGGGCCAGGGCAAACCAGACCAGCAGGGCGGCCGCGACCGCCCCGGGCAGCCAGGCCGGACCGGGCAGCAGGCGACCGAAGGTGCCGGCGAGGGCGCCGAGCAGGGCGTAGGTGGTCAGCCGGCCCGCATGCCAGGCGGCTAGGCCGCCCCGGACCCGGCCGCAGCTG
The Gemmatimonadota bacterium DNA segment above includes these coding regions:
- a CDS encoding sulfite exporter TauE/SafE family protein, coding for MVELLSAAFLAGLLGSLHCIGMCGAFAASCGRVRGGLAAWHAGRLTTYALLGALAGTFGRLLPGPAWLPGAVAAALLVWFALALAGLVPEPRLVPLRLTTVGAKAAGNPGLAAQYLFGVVNGFLPCGMVYAALALAVAATLPAAGALAMLAFGIGTVPALSVAAVGVQRVLLGSRWRRRLFAGVTLAIGLWTIWNRATMSMGSTGHQHHQMAPATSGPEIPPEH